In a single window of the Sediminicoccus sp. KRV36 genome:
- a CDS encoding DUF924 family protein, with protein MKDILDFWFADGPNTPREAWFKKDPAFDAEIAGRFGPFVAPAREGRLDAWAATPEGALALLILLDQFPRNLFRGSPESFASDGHALALALRIVLTERMDLALTPTQRVFLYLPFEHAEAMEAQNLSVALFEGLRDSPAHAAPGKSIVYAWAHRAVIARFGRFPHRNAILGRASTPAELAYLAQPGAGF; from the coding sequence ATGAAGGACATCCTCGACTTCTGGTTCGCCGATGGGCCGAACACGCCGCGTGAGGCCTGGTTCAAGAAGGACCCGGCCTTCGACGCCGAAATCGCCGGTCGTTTCGGGCCTTTCGTCGCCCCCGCGCGGGAGGGCAGGCTCGATGCCTGGGCGGCCACGCCCGAGGGCGCGCTGGCCCTGCTGATCCTGCTGGACCAGTTTCCGCGGAACCTGTTTCGCGGCTCGCCCGAATCTTTCGCCAGTGACGGGCATGCGCTGGCCCTGGCGCTGCGGATCGTCCTGACCGAGCGGATGGACCTCGCGCTGACACCGACGCAGCGCGTGTTTCTGTATCTGCCCTTCGAGCATGCGGAAGCGATGGAGGCGCAAAACCTCTCTGTCGCGCTGTTCGAGGGGCTGCGGGATTCGCCGGCCCATGCGGCACCGGGGAAGAGCATCGTCTATGCCTGGGCGCATCGCGCCGTGATCGCCCGGTTTGGCCGCTTCCCGCACCGCAACGCCATCCTGGGCCGTGCCAGCACGCCGGCCGAATTGGCCTATCTGGCGCAGCCCGGCGCGGGGTTCTGA
- a CDS encoding FAD-binding and (Fe-S)-binding domain-containing protein, which yields MNAITPRIGDSRLAERLRRETEGEVRFTPADRGRYATDASIYQVEPIGVLVPKTAADVEAAMAICREEGIPILPRGGGTSQCGQTVNRALVLDCTKHLRRVLSVEGDTARVEPGITLGALNEALKTSGKFFPVDPSTWQRCTIGGMAGNNSCGSKSIRYGLMADNVRAIDAILADGSRHVFGENAPNTDLVARLHRLGEREAAEIAEKFPAQLRRVGGYNLDALTPDARLHGRGNLARLLVGSEGTLAFSAALDLKLWPIKPRKVVGICQFPSFRRAMEASKHLVTLDPEAVELVDRTMIDLGRSIPIYRATIDQMLIGEPDSLLIVEFHGDDGAKLTRQLASLDEMMGDLGLPGQVVHAIDAGFQAAIAEVREAGLNIMMSMKNDAKPVSFIEDAAVSLEDLPDYTERLTAVFDEYGVKGTWYAHASVGCLHVRPVLNMKEGGDVRKMREIAERCFALVREYKGSHSGEHGDGIVRSEFHESMFGPRIVRAFEAVKDEFDPEGLLNPGRVVRPPRMDDRSLFRYPPDYTPLRDVKPVLDWSAHPGPQAGFLGAVEMCNNNGTCRKFDANVMCPSYRVTRDEQHLTRGRANTLRLALTGQIPGGIASAEVQEAMSLCVSCKGCKRECPTGVDMARMKIEVLAARNAQQGVPLKDRLIAYLPVIARYARFAPWLANLRDTVPGLARLSERFLGLAAGRSLPRFRGDVFRDEEARAGEGREVLLFGDTFNRYFEPENLRAAVRVLVASGYSVKPAMGDDARPLCCGRTYLAAGMVEQARAEARRTLAALAHSDAPVLGLEPSCLMTLRDEFMAMLPGPESEALASRAFLVTEFLEAEGTLPALKPVAAAAHIHGHCHQKAFGAFPAAVKALRRVPGMEARPIASSCCGMAGAFGYEAKNLEASKAMAELSLLPAVRAAAPGDVIVADGTSCRHQISDLSGREALHSIRILDKAL from the coding sequence ATGAACGCCATCACACCCCGCATCGGAGATTCCCGCCTGGCCGAGAGGCTGCGTCGAGAGACGGAAGGGGAAGTGCGCTTCACCCCCGCCGACCGCGGCCGCTACGCGACGGATGCGAGCATCTACCAGGTCGAGCCCATCGGCGTCCTGGTGCCGAAAACCGCGGCCGATGTGGAGGCCGCCATGGCCATTTGCCGCGAGGAGGGCATCCCCATCCTGCCGCGCGGCGGCGGTACCAGCCAATGCGGCCAGACCGTCAACCGCGCGCTGGTGCTGGACTGCACCAAGCATCTGCGCCGCGTGCTGAGCGTGGAGGGCGACACGGCGCGCGTGGAGCCCGGCATCACGCTCGGCGCGCTGAACGAGGCGCTGAAAACTTCGGGGAAATTCTTCCCGGTGGACCCCAGCACCTGGCAGCGCTGCACCATCGGCGGCATGGCGGGGAATAATTCCTGCGGCTCCAAATCTATCCGCTACGGGCTGATGGCCGATAATGTGCGCGCGATTGACGCCATCCTCGCCGATGGCTCACGCCATGTGTTCGGCGAGAACGCTCCCAACACCGACCTCGTCGCGCGGCTGCACCGCCTGGGTGAGCGCGAGGCCGCCGAGATCGCAGAGAAATTCCCCGCGCAGCTGCGCCGTGTCGGCGGCTACAACCTCGATGCGCTGACGCCTGATGCGCGCCTGCATGGCCGTGGCAACCTCGCCCGCCTTCTGGTCGGCAGCGAGGGAACGCTGGCCTTCTCGGCGGCGCTTGATCTCAAGCTCTGGCCGATCAAGCCGCGCAAGGTGGTGGGCATCTGCCAGTTCCCGAGCTTCCGCCGCGCCATGGAGGCGTCCAAGCATCTGGTGACGCTCGACCCCGAGGCGGTCGAGCTGGTGGACCGCACCATGATTGATCTGGGGCGTTCCATCCCGATCTATCGAGCGACGATCGACCAGATGCTGATCGGCGAGCCGGACAGCCTGCTGATCGTCGAATTCCATGGTGATGATGGCGCGAAGCTCACGCGCCAGCTGGCCTCGCTCGATGAGATGATGGGCGATCTCGGCCTGCCGGGCCAAGTGGTGCATGCCATCGACGCCGGTTTCCAGGCCGCCATCGCGGAGGTGCGTGAGGCCGGCCTCAACATCATGATGAGCATGAAGAACGACGCGAAGCCCGTCAGCTTCATCGAGGATGCGGCGGTCTCCCTCGAAGACCTCCCCGACTATACCGAGCGTCTGACGGCCGTGTTCGACGAATATGGTGTGAAGGGCACCTGGTATGCCCATGCGAGCGTCGGGTGCCTGCATGTCCGCCCCGTGCTGAACATGAAGGAGGGCGGCGATGTGCGGAAGATGCGCGAGATCGCCGAGCGCTGCTTCGCCCTCGTGCGCGAATACAAGGGCAGCCATTCGGGCGAGCATGGCGACGGCATCGTCCGCTCCGAATTTCATGAGAGCATGTTCGGCCCCCGCATCGTGCGCGCCTTCGAGGCGGTGAAGGATGAATTCGATCCGGAAGGCCTGCTGAACCCCGGCCGCGTGGTGCGCCCCCCACGCATGGATGACCGCAGCCTGTTCCGTTATCCGCCCGACTACACGCCACTCCGTGATGTGAAGCCCGTGCTGGATTGGTCGGCGCATCCCGGCCCTCAGGCGGGTTTTCTGGGCGCCGTGGAGATGTGCAACAACAATGGCACCTGCCGGAAATTCGACGCCAATGTGATGTGCCCGAGCTATCGCGTCACACGCGATGAGCAGCATCTGACGCGTGGCCGCGCCAATACGCTGCGGCTGGCACTCACTGGCCAGATTCCGGGCGGCATTGCGAGCGCTGAGGTGCAGGAGGCGATGTCGCTCTGCGTCTCCTGCAAGGGCTGCAAGCGCGAATGCCCGACCGGCGTGGACATGGCGCGCATGAAGATCGAGGTGCTGGCCGCCCGCAACGCGCAGCAGGGCGTGCCGCTGAAGGACAGGCTGATCGCCTATCTGCCGGTGATCGCGCGCTATGCCCGCTTTGCCCCCTGGCTGGCCAATCTGCGCGATACCGTGCCGGGCCTCGCCAGGCTTTCGGAGAGGTTCCTCGGCCTCGCCGCCGGCCGCAGCCTGCCGCGCTTCCGCGGCGATGTGTTCCGCGATGAGGAAGCCCGCGCCGGCGAAGGGCGCGAAGTCCTGCTCTTTGGCGATACCTTCAACCGTTATTTCGAGCCGGAAAATCTCCGCGCCGCCGTGCGTGTGCTGGTGGCCTCCGGCTACAGCGTGAAGCCAGCCATGGGAGATGATGCGCGGCCCCTGTGCTGCGGCCGCACCTATCTGGCGGCCGGCATGGTGGAGCAGGCCCGCGCCGAAGCCCGCCGCACCCTCGCGGCACTGGCGCATTCCGATGCGCCGGTGCTCGGGTTGGAACCCTCCTGCCTGATGACGCTGCGGGATGAATTCATGGCCATGCTGCCGGGCCCGGAGAGTGAGGCCCTGGCCAGCCGCGCCTTCCTCGTCACCGAATTCCTGGAGGCCGAGGGCACTCTGCCGGCGCTCAAGCCCGTTGCGGCGGCGGCGCATATCCACGGGCATTGCCACCAGAAGGCCTTCGGCGCCTTCCCAGCCGCCGTTAAGGCGCTGCGCCGCGTGCCGGGCATGGAAGCGCGGCCCATCGCCTCTTCGTGTTGCGGGATGGCCGGCGCCTTTGGCTATGAGGCAAAGAACCTCGAAGCCTCCAAGGCCATGGCGGAGCTGTCGCTGTTGCCGGCCGTGCGCGCCGCCGCGCCAGGTGACGTGATCGTGGCGGATGGCACATCCTGCCGGCATCAGATCAGTGACCTCAGCGGGCGTGAGGCGTTGCACTCCATTCGCATCCTGGACAAAGCCTTGTGA
- a CDS encoding VOC family protein, whose translation MPLEGLNHYTIRPVDLERTRAFYSDVLGLEEGYRPPLGFEGHWLYCGGIPTVHLIGPRPQREAGWPERVVGPTGLLDHIAFSCTGLAEMKQRLTKAGLPYEERVIPRDRQTQLFLHDPDGIAVELNYPPEETPG comes from the coding sequence ATGCCGCTCGAAGGCCTGAACCACTACACCATCCGCCCGGTGGATCTGGAGCGCACCCGCGCCTTTTATTCGGATGTGCTGGGGCTGGAGGAAGGCTACCGCCCGCCGCTCGGCTTTGAGGGGCATTGGCTCTATTGCGGCGGCATCCCCACGGTTCACCTGATCGGTCCGCGCCCGCAGCGCGAGGCCGGCTGGCCGGAACGGGTGGTCGGCCCCACCGGCTTGCTCGACCATATCGCGTTTTCCTGCACCGGCCTCGCCGAGATGAAGCAGCGCCTGACCAAGGCCGGCCTGCCCTATGAGGAACGCGTCATCCCCCGCGACCGCCAGACGCAGCTATTCCTGCATGACCCGGACGGCATCGCGGTGGAGCTGAACTATCCGCCGGAAGAGACCCCGGGTTAG
- a CDS encoding mandelate racemase/muconate lactonizing enzyme family protein, whose translation MRIASVTFLGVNVTPKTNWCFLLLRTESGLTGTGECTLSDHEALLAAEAERIAGALIGEDALARNRIARLIPHAPGGLVSHAVVSALEQALWDLAGQEAGRPIHAMLGGALRPCVPLYANINRGAAPRTPEGFAAAARRAVASGFRAVKLAPFEPMVWEDAAEPRQRAAYAEGLARIAAVREAVGAAVDVMVDAHWRFSPGGAAALIRDVAPFDLFWLECPVSEANHWEIRRLRGMANDRGIRLAGAETLAGLAAYRPIIEAGCYDVLMPDIKYAGGHAQITRIAALAQTAGIEIAPHNPTGPVCHAHSVQLCATLPNLLPLEVQFGETERFFSMTQGHDQRFTSGTAPLPVLPGLGLRLDERAARETPWQPMPSPWLDPRLG comes from the coding sequence ATGCGCATCGCGTCCGTCACCTTCCTCGGCGTGAACGTCACGCCCAAGACCAATTGGTGCTTCCTGCTGCTTCGCACCGAGAGCGGCCTGACCGGCACCGGCGAGTGCACCCTGAGCGACCATGAGGCCCTGCTGGCTGCGGAGGCAGAGAGGATCGCGGGCGCCTTGATCGGCGAGGATGCCCTGGCCCGCAACCGCATCGCGCGGCTGATCCCACACGCACCGGGCGGGCTGGTCAGCCATGCCGTCGTTTCCGCCCTGGAGCAGGCGCTTTGGGACCTGGCGGGGCAGGAAGCCGGGCGGCCCATCCATGCCATGCTGGGCGGCGCGCTTCGCCCCTGCGTGCCGCTCTACGCCAATATCAACCGCGGCGCGGCTCCCCGCACGCCCGAGGGCTTCGCCGCCGCCGCGCGCCGCGCCGTGGCATCGGGCTTCCGCGCCGTGAAGCTCGCCCCCTTCGAGCCGATGGTCTGGGAAGATGCGGCTGAGCCTCGCCAGCGCGCGGCCTATGCCGAAGGCCTTGCCCGCATCGCCGCTGTCCGGGAGGCCGTGGGTGCGGCCGTGGATGTGATGGTGGATGCGCATTGGCGCTTTTCGCCCGGCGGGGCGGCAGCGCTGATCCGCGATGTGGCGCCCTTTGACCTGTTCTGGCTGGAATGCCCGGTTTCGGAGGCAAATCATTGGGAAATCCGCCGCCTGCGCGGCATGGCCAATGACCGCGGAATCCGCCTCGCCGGGGCCGAGACGCTGGCCGGGCTGGCCGCCTATCGCCCGATCATCGAGGCCGGCTGCTATGACGTGCTGATGCCCGATATCAAATATGCGGGCGGGCATGCGCAGATCACCCGCATCGCGGCCCTGGCGCAGACCGCCGGCATCGAGATCGCGCCGCATAACCCCACTGGGCCGGTCTGCCACGCCCATTCCGTGCAGCTCTGCGCGACCCTGCCGAACCTGCTGCCGCTCGAAGTGCAATTCGGCGAGACGGAGCGCTTCTTCAGCATGACCCAGGGCCATGACCAGCGCTTCACATCGGGCACGGCGCCGCTTCCGGTCTTGCCTGGCCTGGGCCTGCGGCTGGACGAGCGGGCCGCGCGCGAAACGCCCTGGCAGCCCATGCCAAGCCCATGGCTGGATCCCCGCCTGGGTTGA
- a CDS encoding acyl-CoA dehydrogenase family protein codes for MSAANDRVIATPMAPVTLLGDPLTRARALAPLIQAAAPRIEADRALPADLLEALHAARLFRTLLPRAVGGEEVLPETYARMMEIIARADASTAWCIGQASGCSMAAAYLAPDVARAIWGGHDAALAWGSLGPDQVADVVEGGYRVTGRWTFASGGRHATWFGGHCRVRERDGSLRMTPEGTPYERTMFFPRHEISMVANWQVMGLRGTGSDSYSVENLFVPEAFSTRRDRNEERHSHGHGPLYRFTTTHLYAAGFAAVALGAARGMLDAFVQLASEKTPLSSTRMLRDSPVLQNGLAWAEGQWRAARAQLHLALREAEEHVASGASLTTEHKVSIRLATTFAIHQSKQVADFAWTEAGATAIFEDQPFERRFRDIHAVTQQVQGRRTHFETVGQHLMGLNPNPRFL; via the coding sequence ATGAGTGCCGCCAATGACCGCGTGATCGCCACGCCCATGGCCCCCGTGACCCTGCTGGGGGACCCCCTCACCCGCGCCCGCGCCCTGGCGCCGCTGATCCAGGCGGCAGCGCCGCGCATCGAGGCGGACCGCGCTCTGCCGGCGGATCTGCTGGAAGCCCTGCACGCGGCCCGCCTGTTCCGCACCCTCCTGCCGCGCGCCGTGGGCGGCGAGGAAGTCCTGCCCGAAACCTATGCGCGCATGATGGAGATCATCGCCCGCGCCGATGCCTCCACCGCCTGGTGCATCGGCCAGGCCTCGGGCTGTTCCATGGCGGCCGCCTATCTCGCGCCCGATGTGGCGCGCGCGATCTGGGGCGGGCATGACGCGGCGCTGGCCTGGGGCTCCCTGGGCCCGGACCAGGTCGCCGATGTGGTGGAAGGCGGCTATCGCGTCACGGGGCGCTGGACCTTTGCCAGCGGCGGCCGCCACGCCACCTGGTTCGGCGGCCATTGCCGCGTGCGCGAGCGCGACGGCAGCCTGCGCATGACGCCGGAGGGGACGCCCTATGAGCGCACCATGTTCTTCCCGCGGCACGAGATCAGCATGGTCGCAAATTGGCAGGTGATGGGTCTGCGCGGCACTGGCAGCGACAGCTATTCGGTCGAGAACCTGTTCGTCCCCGAGGCATTCTCCACCCGGCGGGATCGTAACGAGGAACGCCACAGCCACGGCCATGGCCCGCTCTATCGTTTCACCACCACGCATCTCTATGCCGCGGGCTTCGCCGCCGTGGCACTGGGGGCCGCACGCGGCATGCTGGATGCCTTCGTCCAGCTCGCCAGCGAGAAGACGCCACTCTCCAGCACCCGGATGCTGCGCGACAGCCCGGTGCTGCAAAACGGCCTCGCCTGGGCCGAAGGGCAATGGCGGGCGGCGCGGGCGCAGCTCCATCTCGCGCTGCGCGAAGCCGAGGAGCATGTGGCCAGCGGCGCGTCCCTGACCACCGAGCACAAGGTCTCGATCCGGCTGGCCACCACCTTCGCCATCCATCAATCCAAGCAGGTGGCGGATTTCGCCTGGACCGAAGCGGGTGCAACGGCGATCTTCGAGGACCAGCCCTTTGAGCGCCGCTTCCGCGACATCCATGCCGTGACGCAGCAGGTCCAGGGCCGCCGCACCCATTTCGAGACGGTGGGCCAGCATCTGATGGGGCTGAACCCCAATCCCCGCTTCCTCTGA